The following proteins are encoded in a genomic region of Grus americana isolate bGruAme1 chromosome 5, bGruAme1.mat, whole genome shotgun sequence:
- the EXD1 gene encoding piRNA biogenesis protein EXD1 isoform X3, giving the protein MALSSERFGALLERTVKVTLKCGVFQGVLQHVNPDRSLLLRTVELLDEPDSGKGTAMISECTSAVEGNKQAETGPAHCGPWSSCISVESQLRASNSLKYSLSEKKEEENVEYTVVDCFQQRFGPAVLHLKQQCVVSIAGEGVNLCRYGKLSWLEIATKSRIFLFDIFLLGPQAFKNGLQMVLEDKNILKVMHDCRWISDCLFHQYGILLVNVFDTQVADALQFSMATGGFLPHHVCTLQECLMQHLKIPSKWDAIMKCRQQMASENPDIWFLRPFPASLLKALALEAMYLLLLHSSLMDSLMSDLTAVVHDYLNAYRTGSGDCLGSAKPTCMELPEELRQLADIQKLRREKAIKDYRMNEDGLLIRPVVELKERNDPHKDGNYRDDENCFSTNKAVSQITSLYNQDVLCREKVENQNQVVNLWKNLKPTSSWLYESNF; this is encoded by the exons ATGGCCCTCAGCAGCGAACGCTTCGGTGCCCTTCTAGAGAGAACCGTTAAAGTCACCTTAAAATGTGGTGTCTTCCAGGGGGTGCTGCAGCACGTCAACCCCGACCGGAGCCTTCTCCTGCGGACAG tgGAATTACTGGATGAACCAGACTCAGGGAAGGGAACAGCAATGATCTCAGA GTGCACTTCAGCTGTTGAAGGGAACAAACAAGCAGAGACAGGACCAGCACACTGTGGCCCATGGAGTTCTTGCATTTCCGTAGAGAGCCAGCTCAGAGCCTCAAATAGCTTAAAATACTCCCTCTCAG agaagaaggaagaagagaatgTGGAGTACACAgttgttgattgtttccagCAGAGATTTGGCCCAGCA GTGCTGCACTTAAAACAGCAGTGTGTTGTCAGTATAGCAGGAGAAGGTGTTAATTTGTGTCGTTATGGAAAACTCTCATGGCTTGAG ATAGCAACAAAGAGCCgtatttttctatttgataTCTTCCTTCTGGGACCTCAGGCTTTCAAAAACGGTTTACAAATGGTGCTGGAAGATAAAAACATCTTGAAG GTCATGCATGACTGCCGTTGGATTTCAGACTGCCTCTTTCACCAGTACGGTATCCTTCTCGTCAATGTCTTTGATACACAG GTTGCTGATGCTCTGCAGTTCTCAATGGCAACAGGCGGCTTCCTTCCGCACCATGTCTGCACATTACAGGAGTGTTTGATGCAGCACTTGAAGATACCTTCCAAATGGGATGCCATCATGAAGTGCAGGCAGCAGATGGCTTCA GAGAATCCTGACATATGGTTCCTGAGAccctttccagcttctctgctTAAAGCACTTGCTCTGGAGGCTATGTACCTTCTGCTGCTCCACTCATCTCTAATGGATAGCTTGATGTCTGACCTAACAGCTGTAGTACATGATTATTTAAATGCTTATCGGACTGGGTCTGGAGATTGCCTTGGGAGCGCAAAG CCCACTTGCATGGAGCTGCCAGAGGAGCTGCGTCAGCTGGCAGACATCCAGAAGCTGCGAAGGGAGAAAGCAATAAAAGACTACAGAATGAACGAGGATGGTCTTTTGATCAGACCAGTCGTGGAattgaaagagagaaatgatCCACACAAGGATGGAAACTACAGAGATGATGAGAATTGCTTTTCCACAAATAAAGCGGTGTCTCAAATCACATCCTTGTACAATCAGGATGTACTTTGTCGAGAAAAGGTTGAAAATCAAAATCAAGTGGTAAATCTGTGGAAGAATCTTAAACCAACCTCAAGCTGGCTGTATGAATCTAATTTCTGA
- the EXD1 gene encoding piRNA biogenesis protein EXD1 isoform X1: MALSSERFGALLERTVKVTLKCGVFQGVLQHVNPDRSLLLRTVKNLETGRSTPGVKMFFDREIVNVELLDEPDSGKGTAMISECTSAVEGNKQAETGPAHCGPWSSCISVESQLRASNSLKYSLSEKKEEENVEYTVVDCFQQRFGPAVLHLKQQCVVSIAGEGVNLCRYGKLSWLEIATKSRIFLFDIFLLGPQAFKNGLQMVLEDKNILKVMHDCRWISDCLFHQYGILLVNVFDTQVADALQFSMATGGFLPHHVCTLQECLMQHLKIPSKWDAIMKCRQQMASENPDIWFLRPFPASLLKALALEAMYLLLLHSSLMDSLMSDLTAVVHDYLNAYRTGSGDCLGSAKPTCMELPEELRQLADIQKLRREKAIKDYRMNEDGLLIRPVVELKERNDPHKDGNYRDDENCFSTNKAVSQITSLYNQDVLCREKVENQNQVVNLWKNLKPTSSWLYESNF; this comes from the exons ATGGCCCTCAGCAGCGAACGCTTCGGTGCCCTTCTAGAGAGAACCGTTAAAGTCACCTTAAAATGTGGTGTCTTCCAGGGGGTGCTGCAGCACGTCAACCCCGACCGGAGCCTTCTCCTGCGGACAG tgaagaacttGGAAACTGGTAGAAGCACTCCAGGAGTAAAGATGTTTTTTGACCGTGAAATAGTCAATG tgGAATTACTGGATGAACCAGACTCAGGGAAGGGAACAGCAATGATCTCAGA GTGCACTTCAGCTGTTGAAGGGAACAAACAAGCAGAGACAGGACCAGCACACTGTGGCCCATGGAGTTCTTGCATTTCCGTAGAGAGCCAGCTCAGAGCCTCAAATAGCTTAAAATACTCCCTCTCAG agaagaaggaagaagagaatgTGGAGTACACAgttgttgattgtttccagCAGAGATTTGGCCCAGCA GTGCTGCACTTAAAACAGCAGTGTGTTGTCAGTATAGCAGGAGAAGGTGTTAATTTGTGTCGTTATGGAAAACTCTCATGGCTTGAG ATAGCAACAAAGAGCCgtatttttctatttgataTCTTCCTTCTGGGACCTCAGGCTTTCAAAAACGGTTTACAAATGGTGCTGGAAGATAAAAACATCTTGAAG GTCATGCATGACTGCCGTTGGATTTCAGACTGCCTCTTTCACCAGTACGGTATCCTTCTCGTCAATGTCTTTGATACACAG GTTGCTGATGCTCTGCAGTTCTCAATGGCAACAGGCGGCTTCCTTCCGCACCATGTCTGCACATTACAGGAGTGTTTGATGCAGCACTTGAAGATACCTTCCAAATGGGATGCCATCATGAAGTGCAGGCAGCAGATGGCTTCA GAGAATCCTGACATATGGTTCCTGAGAccctttccagcttctctgctTAAAGCACTTGCTCTGGAGGCTATGTACCTTCTGCTGCTCCACTCATCTCTAATGGATAGCTTGATGTCTGACCTAACAGCTGTAGTACATGATTATTTAAATGCTTATCGGACTGGGTCTGGAGATTGCCTTGGGAGCGCAAAG CCCACTTGCATGGAGCTGCCAGAGGAGCTGCGTCAGCTGGCAGACATCCAGAAGCTGCGAAGGGAGAAAGCAATAAAAGACTACAGAATGAACGAGGATGGTCTTTTGATCAGACCAGTCGTGGAattgaaagagagaaatgatCCACACAAGGATGGAAACTACAGAGATGATGAGAATTGCTTTTCCACAAATAAAGCGGTGTCTCAAATCACATCCTTGTACAATCAGGATGTACTTTGTCGAGAAAAGGTTGAAAATCAAAATCAAGTGGTAAATCTGTGGAAGAATCTTAAACCAACCTCAAGCTGGCTGTATGAATCTAATTTCTGA
- the EXD1 gene encoding piRNA biogenesis protein EXD1 isoform X2, which translates to MWCLPGGAAARQPRPEPSPADRSGPAAAAVKNLETGRSTPGVKMFFDREIVNVELLDEPDSGKGTAMISECTSAVEGNKQAETGPAHCGPWSSCISVESQLRASNSLKYSLSEKKEEENVEYTVVDCFQQRFGPAVLHLKQQCVVSIAGEGVNLCRYGKLSWLEIATKSRIFLFDIFLLGPQAFKNGLQMVLEDKNILKVMHDCRWISDCLFHQYGILLVNVFDTQVADALQFSMATGGFLPHHVCTLQECLMQHLKIPSKWDAIMKCRQQMASENPDIWFLRPFPASLLKALALEAMYLLLLHSSLMDSLMSDLTAVVHDYLNAYRTGSGDCLGSAKPTCMELPEELRQLADIQKLRREKAIKDYRMNEDGLLIRPVVELKERNDPHKDGNYRDDENCFSTNKAVSQITSLYNQDVLCREKVENQNQVVNLWKNLKPTSSWLYESNF; encoded by the exons ATGTGGTGTCTTCCAGGGGGTGCTGCAGCACGTCAACCCCGACCGGAGCCTTCTCCTGCGGACAGGTCGgggcccgccgccgcggcgg tgaagaacttGGAAACTGGTAGAAGCACTCCAGGAGTAAAGATGTTTTTTGACCGTGAAATAGTCAATG tgGAATTACTGGATGAACCAGACTCAGGGAAGGGAACAGCAATGATCTCAGA GTGCACTTCAGCTGTTGAAGGGAACAAACAAGCAGAGACAGGACCAGCACACTGTGGCCCATGGAGTTCTTGCATTTCCGTAGAGAGCCAGCTCAGAGCCTCAAATAGCTTAAAATACTCCCTCTCAG agaagaaggaagaagagaatgTGGAGTACACAgttgttgattgtttccagCAGAGATTTGGCCCAGCA GTGCTGCACTTAAAACAGCAGTGTGTTGTCAGTATAGCAGGAGAAGGTGTTAATTTGTGTCGTTATGGAAAACTCTCATGGCTTGAG ATAGCAACAAAGAGCCgtatttttctatttgataTCTTCCTTCTGGGACCTCAGGCTTTCAAAAACGGTTTACAAATGGTGCTGGAAGATAAAAACATCTTGAAG GTCATGCATGACTGCCGTTGGATTTCAGACTGCCTCTTTCACCAGTACGGTATCCTTCTCGTCAATGTCTTTGATACACAG GTTGCTGATGCTCTGCAGTTCTCAATGGCAACAGGCGGCTTCCTTCCGCACCATGTCTGCACATTACAGGAGTGTTTGATGCAGCACTTGAAGATACCTTCCAAATGGGATGCCATCATGAAGTGCAGGCAGCAGATGGCTTCA GAGAATCCTGACATATGGTTCCTGAGAccctttccagcttctctgctTAAAGCACTTGCTCTGGAGGCTATGTACCTTCTGCTGCTCCACTCATCTCTAATGGATAGCTTGATGTCTGACCTAACAGCTGTAGTACATGATTATTTAAATGCTTATCGGACTGGGTCTGGAGATTGCCTTGGGAGCGCAAAG CCCACTTGCATGGAGCTGCCAGAGGAGCTGCGTCAGCTGGCAGACATCCAGAAGCTGCGAAGGGAGAAAGCAATAAAAGACTACAGAATGAACGAGGATGGTCTTTTGATCAGACCAGTCGTGGAattgaaagagagaaatgatCCACACAAGGATGGAAACTACAGAGATGATGAGAATTGCTTTTCCACAAATAAAGCGGTGTCTCAAATCACATCCTTGTACAATCAGGATGTACTTTGTCGAGAAAAGGTTGAAAATCAAAATCAAGTGGTAAATCTGTGGAAGAATCTTAAACCAACCTCAAGCTGGCTGTATGAATCTAATTTCTGA
- the EXD1 gene encoding piRNA biogenesis protein EXD1 isoform X4 has translation MALSSERFGALLERTVKVTLKCGVFQGVLQHVNPDRSLLLRTVKNLETGRSTPGVKMFFDREIVNVELLDEPDSGKGTAMISECTSAVEGNKQAETGPAHCGPWSSCISVESQLRASNSLKYSLSEKKEEENVEYTVVDCFQQRFGPAVLHLKQQCVVSIAGEGVNLCRYGKLSWLEIATKSRIFLFDIFLLGPQAFKNGLQMVLEDKNILKVMHDCRWISDCLFHQYGILLVNVFDTQVADALQFSMATGGFLPHHVCTLQECLMQHLKIPSKWDAIMKCRQQMASENPDIWFLRPFPASLLKALALEAMYLLLLHSSLMDSLMSDLTAVVHDYLNAYRTGSGDCLGSAKVAHLHGAARGAASAGRHPEAAKGESNKRLQNERGWSFDQTSRGIEREK, from the exons ATGGCCCTCAGCAGCGAACGCTTCGGTGCCCTTCTAGAGAGAACCGTTAAAGTCACCTTAAAATGTGGTGTCTTCCAGGGGGTGCTGCAGCACGTCAACCCCGACCGGAGCCTTCTCCTGCGGACAG tgaagaacttGGAAACTGGTAGAAGCACTCCAGGAGTAAAGATGTTTTTTGACCGTGAAATAGTCAATG tgGAATTACTGGATGAACCAGACTCAGGGAAGGGAACAGCAATGATCTCAGA GTGCACTTCAGCTGTTGAAGGGAACAAACAAGCAGAGACAGGACCAGCACACTGTGGCCCATGGAGTTCTTGCATTTCCGTAGAGAGCCAGCTCAGAGCCTCAAATAGCTTAAAATACTCCCTCTCAG agaagaaggaagaagagaatgTGGAGTACACAgttgttgattgtttccagCAGAGATTTGGCCCAGCA GTGCTGCACTTAAAACAGCAGTGTGTTGTCAGTATAGCAGGAGAAGGTGTTAATTTGTGTCGTTATGGAAAACTCTCATGGCTTGAG ATAGCAACAAAGAGCCgtatttttctatttgataTCTTCCTTCTGGGACCTCAGGCTTTCAAAAACGGTTTACAAATGGTGCTGGAAGATAAAAACATCTTGAAG GTCATGCATGACTGCCGTTGGATTTCAGACTGCCTCTTTCACCAGTACGGTATCCTTCTCGTCAATGTCTTTGATACACAG GTTGCTGATGCTCTGCAGTTCTCAATGGCAACAGGCGGCTTCCTTCCGCACCATGTCTGCACATTACAGGAGTGTTTGATGCAGCACTTGAAGATACCTTCCAAATGGGATGCCATCATGAAGTGCAGGCAGCAGATGGCTTCA GAGAATCCTGACATATGGTTCCTGAGAccctttccagcttctctgctTAAAGCACTTGCTCTGGAGGCTATGTACCTTCTGCTGCTCCACTCATCTCTAATGGATAGCTTGATGTCTGACCTAACAGCTGTAGTACATGATTATTTAAATGCTTATCGGACTGGGTCTGGAGATTGCCTTGGGAGCGCAAAGGTAG CCCACTTGCATGGAGCTGCCAGAGGAGCTGCGTCAGCTGGCAGACATCCAGAAGCTGCGAAGGGAGAAAGCAATAAAAGACTACAGAATGAACGAGGATGGTCTTTTGATCAGACCAGTCGTGGAattgaaagagagaaatga
- the EXD1 gene encoding piRNA biogenesis protein EXD1 isoform X5: MALSSERFGALLERTVKVTLKCGVFQGVLQHVNPDRSLLLRTVKNLETGRSTPGVKMFFDREIVNVELLDEPDSGKGTAMISECTSAVEGNKQAETGPAHCGPWSSCISVESQLRASNSLKYSLSEKKEEENVEYTVVDCFQQRFGPAVLHLKQQCVVSIAGEGVNLCRYGKLSWLEIATKSRIFLFDIFLLGPQAFKNGLQMVLEDKNILKVMHDCRWISDCLFHQYGILLVNVFDTQVADALQFSMATGGFLPHHVCTLQECLMQHLKIPSKWDAIMKCRQQMASENPDIWFLRPFPASLLKALALEAMYLLLLHSSLMDSLMSDLTAVVHDYLNAYRTGSGDCLGSAKALGDDHIWKLTNFHHSSPLAWSCQRSCVSWQTSRSCEGRKQ; this comes from the exons ATGGCCCTCAGCAGCGAACGCTTCGGTGCCCTTCTAGAGAGAACCGTTAAAGTCACCTTAAAATGTGGTGTCTTCCAGGGGGTGCTGCAGCACGTCAACCCCGACCGGAGCCTTCTCCTGCGGACAG tgaagaacttGGAAACTGGTAGAAGCACTCCAGGAGTAAAGATGTTTTTTGACCGTGAAATAGTCAATG tgGAATTACTGGATGAACCAGACTCAGGGAAGGGAACAGCAATGATCTCAGA GTGCACTTCAGCTGTTGAAGGGAACAAACAAGCAGAGACAGGACCAGCACACTGTGGCCCATGGAGTTCTTGCATTTCCGTAGAGAGCCAGCTCAGAGCCTCAAATAGCTTAAAATACTCCCTCTCAG agaagaaggaagaagagaatgTGGAGTACACAgttgttgattgtttccagCAGAGATTTGGCCCAGCA GTGCTGCACTTAAAACAGCAGTGTGTTGTCAGTATAGCAGGAGAAGGTGTTAATTTGTGTCGTTATGGAAAACTCTCATGGCTTGAG ATAGCAACAAAGAGCCgtatttttctatttgataTCTTCCTTCTGGGACCTCAGGCTTTCAAAAACGGTTTACAAATGGTGCTGGAAGATAAAAACATCTTGAAG GTCATGCATGACTGCCGTTGGATTTCAGACTGCCTCTTTCACCAGTACGGTATCCTTCTCGTCAATGTCTTTGATACACAG GTTGCTGATGCTCTGCAGTTCTCAATGGCAACAGGCGGCTTCCTTCCGCACCATGTCTGCACATTACAGGAGTGTTTGATGCAGCACTTGAAGATACCTTCCAAATGGGATGCCATCATGAAGTGCAGGCAGCAGATGGCTTCA GAGAATCCTGACATATGGTTCCTGAGAccctttccagcttctctgctTAAAGCACTTGCTCTGGAGGCTATGTACCTTCTGCTGCTCCACTCATCTCTAATGGATAGCTTGATGTCTGACCTAACAGCTGTAGTACATGATTATTTAAATGCTTATCGGACTGGGTCTGGAGATTGCCTTGGGAGCGCAAAG GCACTTGGAGATGACCACATCTGGAAACTCACCAATTTCCATCACTCCAG CCCACTTGCATGGAGCTGCCAGAGGAGCTGCGTCAGCTGGCAGACATCCAGAAGCTGCGAAGGGAGAAAGCAATAA